The Verrucomicrobiota bacterium sequence AATGGAATATGGAACGAAGTTAAAGGAAATCTCACGGGGCTAGCCGCGTGACACGGAATCGCCGATCAGCAGCACGCGCGGCAGTTTGGGATTGTCCGCCACGAAATCCCAGGCGGTGGATCGTCCAGCCAGCTTATCCCGCTTGTGAATGGGCAGGTAAAAGTTCCCCAGGTTTTCCTGCAAGGTGCGCTCCCAGGCCTGCTGCTCGGGTGGCAGGGTGGCGACCAGAGCCTGGTACTTTCATTGACCGCCATATCCTGGGCGGCCTTTTTCTCCGCTGCCTCCTTGGCGTTGGTGGGTTCAGCGGCGTACGCGGTGGCGAGGCCGTGAAGAGAAATATTTATCTGGGTTCGTTTATTTGACAGGGTTTGGGGAGCATAAACAGCGCGAAACAGTTTCCAATGTCAGTTGAGGGGAGTCAGGATGTGCCGCAACTCCGTTGGAGTTGATGGGGAACGAGGCATTCATACCTAGGGTTGACTCACCACCCTATTCCTTTGGTGAACCAACCCTAGGCTGGAGGTCAAAACACCTTTGGTGTTTTCAAAGGCGGAAATTGGAATTCCGAATTGAAGTCCTGTGGAGTTGGGCCGCCTCGGCGGGTGGTGCGGTGCTTTTTCGTCATACACCAAAGGTGTTGCGGCCTTCAGCCTAGGGTTGCCCTGTGAGATATTTACCGAAGAACAAAACGCACCCATGGCAGGCCACCAGAACATGAATTCCGAGCCCACCACGTTAAAGGAAATCTCATGGGGCTACCCTAGGTCAGGGATTAGGCGCATATCAACTCCAACGGAGTTGTGGCCAAACCATGGATTCCGCATGCACCACGTGCCACAACTCCGTTGGAGTTGATGGGGAACGGGGCATTCATTCCTAGGGTTGCTCACCACCCTGTTTCCCTTGGTGAGTCAACCCTAGGCTGGAGGCCATAACACCGTTGGTGTTTTGGAATGGCAAAATTCGATTCACAAATTCATAAATCCGGGCATTCTACACCCATTATGCCACAATCATTATCGGCCGTTTACATTCATCTGGTGTTTTCCACCAAAGATCACCGGCCACAGTTGCGCGATCAGGAATTCCGAACCAACCTGCATGCATATCTGGGAGGGATTGCGAAACAACTCGAGTGTGCGCCGATTATTGTGGGCGGAGTCGAGGATCATGTGCATTTGCTTTTGCGACTTGGCCGCACGATATCCCAAGCCGACCTGGTCAAGGAACTCAAGCGCGTTTCACATCAATGGGTCAAGGACATGGGCGGGGAGTACAAAGATTTTGCCTGGCAAAAGGGTTATGGGGTGTTTTCCGTCAGCCAGTCCAACCTGGAAACCGTGACCGAATACATTGAGCGTCAGGAGGAGCATCATAGAAAGCTTTCCTTCCAAGACGAATTGCGCCGGTTGTTGACCAAGCACAAACTCGAATGGGATGAAAAATACCTTTGGGATTGAGCCCCCTCATTGGGTGGCGCGATGCCTTTCGGCATACACCGCAGGTGTTGCGGCATTCAGCCTAGGGTTGCCCCGTGAGATATTCCCCGAAGAACAAAACGAACCCATGGCAGGTCACCAGAACATGGACTCCAAGCCCATCACGTTAAAGGTAATCTCACGGGGCTACCCTAGGTCAGGTACCAGGCACGCATCAACTCCAACGGAGTTGTGGCCAAACCATGGGTGCCGCGTTCCCCACGTGCCGCAACTCCGTTGGAGTTGGTGGAAACGGCATGTCTTTAGCTTTCTAAAAAAGTTTTGAAAAATCCTTGAATCGTTTTCCGTCTGGCATAGGCTACTGCGAAGTTTCCACGGATTTTAACCGTGCCGTAGGGGTGGAAAGGTACTTGAATGATGGCGGGATTGGGACATCCGAATCGGTATCATTTCGCGGGCAGGAATCTCCAGATTTTGGCCCCAAGGGCGGGATTTTGCCCTAACCGCCTGATCGCGCCATCAATCCCTGGTAGCAGCCGAAGTAATGAGGCTCTAACATATCCCCAGCCTTATTCCTCCCGCCGCCGTCGCACACTGGCACCAGAAAACCTCATTTTGGCGGTCAAAACCGCTCCCGAGCCTCAAAAACACCGTTTTTCGATGGTTGGCAGCCCGGCGGAGCACCGAAAAACCCTTTTTTGGCACTTGGAAATCCTGCGGCGTACCAAAAAACCCTTTCTGGGTCCTCGGCAATCCTGCGGAGTACCAAAAAAGCCTTTTGGGGAACTCGGCAATCCTGCGGCGTGCCAAAAAACCCTTTTTGGGTACTCAGCAATCCAGCGGAGTACCAAAAAACCCTTTCTGGGTGCTCGGCAGTTCTGCGGCGTTCCAAAAAAGCCTTTTTGGGTGCTTGGAAATCCAGCGGAGCACCAAATCAAGGTCTTGCAGGCTGCCGTCACCGGTTTTCGCCCTGGTATTACCCTTTTACCCATTCGCCCGGCAAAATCAACGCAACCTGCTGTACAACAATATTATGCGCCATAGCAACGACCACTGGGGCCACTTTTGCTTTGACGCATCCGAAACCTGATTAGGCACCGTATGGCTACACCATTCCAATACGACGTATTCCTGAGCCACAGCTCAAAGGATAAGGCGGTAGTGCGCACGCTGGCGGAGCGGTTGCGGCAGGATGGATTGAAGGTGTGGTTCGATGAATGGGTACTCAAGCCCGGCGACCCGATTCAGAAGATGATTGATGACGGTTTGGAAACTTCGCGCGTGCTGGTGCTCTGCATGTCAGCCAATGCATTCGGGTCGGACTGGGCGCAGTTGGAGGCTGGCACGTTCCGGTTTCGCGACCCACTGAACCGCGAGCGCCGCTTCATTCCCTTGCGGCTCGACGATGCACCCATCAAAGGCTCCCTGGGTCAATTCCTTTACCTCGACTGGCGTCCGGCGGATCGCGAGCAGGAGCATGCGAAGCTCCTCGCCGCTTGTCGCGGAGAGACCGAGCTATCTTCAACCAACAGACCCTACGCGCCAATACAGCCGCAACTCAATCCTGCTGTGCCCACCAAGCTCGTCCACGTCGAGCATTCAGGCTCTGGCGATATCGTGATGGGAAACAAGACTGTGGGACGCCCACGGGTTAATTTCACGCCGGGACCGCAACATATCTCGCCCGAGACAGCACGGAAGCTATACGAACTTGTTAAGGACATTGTCGAGCGGCTCACGATTTCTGGAGGAAATGTTCAGAAGGCATTCCAACGGGTTTGGGGTGACTTCAATGCTCATTTCTCTCTGACAACATATAAGGAACTTCCGCGTGAAAAGACGGACGAAGGCATTGCCTATCTCCGTCAGTGGCGTGCTAGCAAGAACTCAAGACTGCGGAATGCCGACCCCGAGAAATTTCGAACTGCGCAACTGAAAGGAATCTGGCCGAGGTCAAAATCACTCGGCTTCACGGATGCCGACCTTTACGCCTTCGCTTCAAAAAAGTTAAAATTACCGGATTCGATCACCTCGTTGAACGAGTTGGGCAATCAGCAGCTTGCACGGTTGAACAGGTTCTTGATCTACGAAGAGCGGAAGTTAAAGCAGCGGCGCAGCAAGGATGCACCTAATGAAATCAAATCTGACGCTGATGACACAATGCCGAATCCACCACCTTCCCGCCCTATTGGTGAGGTCTGGAGTGGGTTACGAGGATTACTCCAGCAAGCGTACTCTACACAGACCATCAAAGGAATTGTGGGACAGGCTGGTCTTGCCACGGCAAAGATTGAATACCTAGGAACGTACAAAACCCCATATTTGAATGCGGTCGATGGGTTGGTCAGGACTATGGGCGATGATACGAGAGAGCAATTTGTTCTTGGCTGCATCCGGGAGATTCTTGTGTTTGAGCGTACAAAAGCCGAGAACTTGTCAAGAATCGGGATTCAATTCGACGATCAGGTCTTGCAGAACCTTCGGAGAGTGCTTGCCAATTTTGGCCACGATATTGAAGTTTTCCATGAGTAGATTCTATGAAAGACCAGCTTACCCACGACGTTTTTCTGTGCCACAGTTCAAAGGGCAAGGCTGTGATACGATTGTTGGCAGAACAGTTGCGGCTGGATGGATTAAAGGCGCCATTCCATTTCAAAATTTGGAATTCGGATTGTGGATTTGCGCAGCCCGGCAGGTTGGCCAATGCGTTCGGATCGTGCTGGGCGCAGTTGGGACCTGAAACATTCTGGTTTCGCGACCCGCTGAACCACGAAAAGAAGATATTTGGATCACGCGACTTCCATGACCCCGACTGTATGTCTGGGTTATCTATTTCTTTTACACTTCGCACCTATCCTGTTGCCACTATGTTTATTAGACTCTCAAAGACTGCATATCTCTAGTTTATGAAAACATTGACTTTAGCGTTAGAGCTAATCGCCTGCATGGCAGTTTCGGCAATGGCTAATCCAGGGTATTTTCTCTTACAAAATGCAAGTACGGATAAAATTTTCAACACAAACGAAATCGCCTCTACCACGGGTACATCTTCGATCAAGTCAAATGCGACGTATGGCACTTTAAGATTGGCCATCTACTACAGCACCAATGCCATTGCCACCAACCTGACAGATCGCCGCGCCTATTTGTGGCCGAATAATTTCAGCAGCGGTATTACCGGGACTGCTCTATTCTCGAACACCAGCGGTATCATTGGGTTTAATTCATCATTCGATGGTCGCTTTAATGCTGGCAACACCTCGAATGCCGCTTACAAAGTGGAAATGGCGATCACCAATAATTTCCAGGTGCGGGTATGGAACAGCACGTACGGAACCACTTGGGAAGCGTTCAAAACCAACATGGATGCCGGAAACGTACCGGCAGGTACATTGTATGGGTTATCGCCACTCTTCAGTTTTATGACGCCGGATGTGGTAAAGAATCCTGTTCCTGACGCAC is a genomic window containing:
- the tnpA gene encoding IS200/IS605 family transposase yields the protein MPQSLSAVYIHLVFSTKDHRPQLRDQEFRTNLHAYLGGIAKQLECAPIIVGGVEDHVHLLLRLGRTISQADLVKELKRVSHQWVKDMGGEYKDFAWQKGYGVFSVSQSNLETVTEYIERQEEHHRKLSFQDELRRLLTKHKLEWDEKYLWD
- a CDS encoding TIR domain-containing protein; the protein is MATPFQYDVFLSHSSKDKAVVRTLAERLRQDGLKVWFDEWVLKPGDPIQKMIDDGLETSRVLVLCMSANAFGSDWAQLEAGTFRFRDPLNRERRFIPLRLDDAPIKGSLGQFLYLDWRPADREQEHAKLLAACRGETELSSTNRPYAPIQPQLNPAVPTKLVHVEHSGSGDIVMGNKTVGRPRVNFTPGPQHISPETARKLYELVKDIVERLTISGGNVQKAFQRVWGDFNAHFSLTTYKELPREKTDEGIAYLRQWRASKNSRLRNADPEKFRTAQLKGIWPRSKSLGFTDADLYAFASKKLKLPDSITSLNELGNQQLARLNRFLIYEERKLKQRRSKDAPNEIKSDADDTMPNPPPSRPIGEVWSGLRGLLQQAYSTQTIKGIVGQAGLATAKIEYLGTYKTPYLNAVDGLVRTMGDDTREQFVLGCIREILVFERTKAENLSRIGIQFDDQVLQNLRRVLANFGHDIEVFHE